One segment of Radiobacillus kanasensis DNA contains the following:
- the perR gene encoding peroxide-responsive transcriptional repressor PerR encodes MAVSEMKLQDAVDRLKNSGVRITPQRHAVLEFLLNATIHPTADDIYKALEGKFPNMSVATVYNNLRVFREIGLVRELTYGDSSSRFDCNTSDHYHIICDECGKIVDFHYPSLDEVESLAEKVTGFDVSHHRMEIYGVCANCKEKSLVKH; translated from the coding sequence ATGGCGGTGTCTGAAATGAAATTACAAGATGCAGTAGACAGATTGAAGAATTCAGGAGTCAGAATCACACCTCAGCGTCATGCGGTTCTTGAATTTCTCTTGAACGCTACGATTCATCCAACAGCAGACGATATTTACAAAGCATTAGAAGGAAAATTTCCCAACATGAGTGTTGCAACCGTGTATAACAATCTACGCGTTTTTCGAGAAATCGGCCTAGTAAGAGAGTTAACATACGGAGATTCCTCAAGTCGATTTGATTGTAACACGTCCGATCACTATCACATTATCTGTGATGAATGTGGCAAGATTGTCGACTTCCACTATCCAAGCTTGGATGAAGTAGAATCTTTAGCGGAGAAGGTTACTGGCTTTGATGTCAGTCACCATCGCATGGAAATTTACGGCGTTTGCGCTAACTGTAAAGAAAAATCACTCGTTAAGCATTAA
- a CDS encoding cob(I)yrinic acid a,c-diamide adenosyltransferase: MRIYTRSGDKGTTSLVYGTRVAKNDIRVEAYGTCDEANSLIGVAISHMQAEEFDGKCKFIKALQRVQTILFHVGSELATPTDKEVAWKLTQAHIDELEQQIDAWDASLPELKNFILPSGTLASTTLHTARTVVRRAERAAVAIGEEEKHRLAISYLNRLSDFLFVAARYVNVKTGGTELPLQVD; this comes from the coding sequence ATGAGGATTTATACACGATCTGGAGATAAAGGAACAACTTCGCTTGTTTACGGGACGCGGGTTGCGAAAAATGATATTCGAGTTGAAGCGTATGGTACTTGTGATGAAGCGAATTCCTTAATTGGAGTAGCGATCAGTCACATGCAAGCGGAAGAATTTGACGGGAAGTGTAAGTTTATCAAAGCACTCCAACGAGTACAGACGATTTTGTTCCACGTTGGGTCAGAACTTGCGACCCCAACAGATAAAGAAGTTGCCTGGAAGCTAACACAAGCTCACATTGACGAGCTCGAACAACAAATCGATGCTTGGGATGCTTCCTTGCCAGAGTTGAAAAACTTTATTTTGCCATCCGGAACACTCGCATCGACAACCCTGCACACAGCAAGAACCGTCGTTCGAAGAGCAGAACGCGCCGCGGTGGCGATTGGAGAAGAAGAGAAGCATAGACTGGCGATTTCTTATTTAAATCGTTTATCGGATTTCCTATTTGTAGCGGCACGATATGTGAATGTGAAAACAGGGGGAACCGAGCTGCCTCTTCAAGTCGATTAG
- a CDS encoding nucleotidyltransferase-like protein, with protein MEDLLRPIYQKRASQSNTLGVLIIERNKPVSPVTDNFDVILLVIAKESEQPWFVKHYEFDGKTAAMHVVDEDLLKEWIETSTYRKAVEWIMNGVTVFDRNEYVANLKEELSQFPQEQRDLKMALEFAKLTRSYSEAKDLFQTEQYLDAYSRVLRSLHYLARLAIIEKGYHPEVTVWNQVKRIDSEAYKLYEELIKSDEETHKKVELMLLAVEVATNSRSKTCAKHLLDVMATKEEAWSFGELKVHPDIEPYALDLSTKVAYLTDKGILGVELEETKGRGIFQRKYFVKK; from the coding sequence ATGGAAGATCTACTAAGACCCATTTATCAAAAACGAGCAAGCCAATCAAACACACTTGGAGTACTGATTATTGAAAGAAATAAACCCGTAAGCCCGGTTACGGATAACTTCGATGTTATCCTCTTAGTTATTGCAAAAGAATCCGAGCAACCTTGGTTCGTGAAGCATTACGAATTTGATGGCAAAACAGCTGCCATGCACGTGGTCGATGAGGACTTGTTAAAGGAATGGATTGAAACAAGTACCTATCGAAAAGCAGTGGAATGGATTATGAACGGTGTAACTGTATTTGATCGGAACGAGTATGTGGCCAACTTAAAAGAAGAATTAAGTCAATTTCCACAGGAACAAAGGGATCTAAAAATGGCGTTGGAATTTGCCAAGCTAACGAGAAGCTACAGTGAAGCAAAGGATTTATTCCAAACCGAGCAGTACTTGGATGCCTATAGTCGGGTGTTACGTTCGCTTCATTATCTAGCTCGTCTTGCTATTATTGAAAAAGGCTATCATCCTGAAGTGACGGTTTGGAATCAAGTGAAGCGAATTGATTCGGAAGCGTACAAGTTATATGAAGAATTAATTAAGAGCGATGAAGAAACGCATAAAAAAGTAGAGTTGATGCTTTTGGCAGTTGAAGTGGCCACCAACTCCAGGTCAAAGACGTGCGCAAAGCATCTATTAGATGTGATGGCTACGAAAGAAGAAGCGTGGTCCTTTGGAGAATTAAAAGTTCATCCAGATATCGAGCCATATGCACTGGATCTCAGTACGAAGGTTGCTTACTTAACGGACAAAGGAATCCTTGGTGTGGAATTAGAAGAAACGAAAGGCCGAGGGATCTTTCAACGAAAGTACTTCGTGAAAAAGTAA
- a CDS encoding YgzB family protein: MALQYSSKINKIRTFALSLIFIGFGIMYVGLLVKKVEWLMLLFFILGLLAIVFSTVVYFWIGMLSTRAVQIICPSCEKPTKILGRVDACMHCKQPLTLDKDLEGKEFDEKYNSKDYQKAKQKGK; this comes from the coding sequence GTGGCATTACAATATAGTAGCAAAATTAATAAAATACGTACATTCGCCTTAAGTCTTATCTTTATCGGATTTGGGATTATGTATGTCGGACTTTTAGTAAAAAAAGTAGAGTGGCTCATGCTGCTATTCTTCATATTAGGTTTATTGGCAATCGTCTTTAGTACAGTCGTGTACTTCTGGATTGGGATGCTTTCCACTAGGGCTGTCCAAATTATTTGCCCAAGCTGTGAAAAGCCGACGAAGATTCTTGGCCGCGTCGATGCTTGTATGCACTGTAAGCAGCCTTTGACACTAGATAAGGATCTTGAAGGTAAAGAGTTTGATGAGAAGTACAACTCGAAGGATTATCAAAAAGCAAAACAAAAGGGTAAATAA
- a CDS encoding tyrosine-type recombinase/integrase, whose product MTEQDIKKMITSFQNNGLKVSTINTRLRAYRAFFNFLYNNNHIEKNPIARIKLLKERKEVIETFTKEQLQKLFSACDLKTFVGVRDITIMKLFFDTGIRLNELVGIELQDLKKDKVVIKETKTYFQREVPITQKCKDQLEIYMKIRGTADTEKLFINQDGRELKRRSVQSRFEKYKELTGNTDVRVSPHTYRHTFAKYFVRGGGDAFHLQQILGHSSLEITKIYVNLFSEDVKESHRKYSPLNDL is encoded by the coding sequence ATGACTGAGCAAGATATTAAAAAAATGATTACTTCATTTCAAAACAATGGTTTAAAGGTATCTACTATAAACACAAGGCTACGTGCTTATCGTGCTTTTTTCAATTTCCTATACAACAACAATCATATTGAAAAAAACCCAATAGCACGTATCAAGCTTTTGAAAGAACGTAAAGAAGTAATTGAAACTTTTACCAAAGAACAATTACAAAAATTATTTTCTGCTTGTGATTTGAAAACTTTCGTTGGTGTTCGGGATATTACAATAATGAAGTTATTTTTTGATACTGGTATTCGATTAAATGAATTGGTTGGCATTGAATTACAAGACCTTAAAAAAGATAAAGTTGTCATAAAGGAAACTAAAACATATTTTCAGCGTGAAGTTCCTATTACACAAAAATGTAAAGACCAATTAGAAATTTATATGAAAATACGTGGCACAGCAGATACTGAAAAATTATTTATTAATCAAGATGGCAGAGAACTTAAAAGGCGAAGTGTTCAATCAAGATTTGAAAAATATAAAGAATTAACTGGCAATACTGACGTTAGGGTAAGTCCTCATACTTACAGGCATACATTTGCTAAATATTTTGTTCGTGGTGGTGGAGATGCTTTTCATTTACAACAAATACTAGGGCATAGCTCGTTAGAAATAACTAAAATTTACGTTAATTTATTTTCTGAAGATGTTAAAGAATCTCATAGAAAATATTCACCATTAAATGATTTGTAA